Part of the Allofrancisella guangzhouensis genome is shown below.
AGGCAAGGAGCTATTCTTCAACCAGTAGGGGTAAATAATCGTTCTTGGATTGGAATATTAATAGGGGAGCCAGATATTGTTCTAGAGGAAATAAAATTTATTTTAATAGAGACAAATAAAGGAACCTTAAAACCAGTTTTCTAAAAGAGAATGTTATATGAAAAGTAAATCACCTTCTATATATATTATTACTTTGCTATTATTTTGCATGTCAGCTTTATCCGGTATCTCTTCTGATATTTATATTGCTGCTTTTCCGGATATAAGTAGTTTTTTTAAGGTTTCAGAAAGTTTAATAAAATCGACATTATCTTTGTTTTTTATAGGGTTAGGTCTTTCACAAATTATTTATGGACCATTGTCAGATGCTTTTGGAAGAAAAAAAATTATTCTATTAGGATCTATTATATTTTTTTTAGGTACTATACTTTGCATTTTTAGTAAAAATTTTAATGTTTTTTTATGCGGTCGTTTTATTCAAGGTATAGGTGTAGGTGCTATGGTTTGTATATCCAGAGCAATTACAAAAGATATGTTTAAAGATAAATTGTTGGTTAAAGCATTATCATATATAGGTATGGGACTAGCTATTATGCCGGCTATTTCACCAGTATTAGGTTCATATATACAATATTATATCGGATGGAAATATGAGTTTATATTTATGCTTTTATATTCATTATTTTTACAGTTGGCAGTTACGTTTTTTATTCCGGAAACTAATGAAAACAAACATATAAAGCCTATGAAGACTATTATAAAAGAATATTTTATAATTCTATCTGATCATATATTTTTAATAAATGTTATTATAGCTAGTTTTATTATATCTATGATATATATTTTTTATTCGCTAAGTTCTTTTTATTTTCAGAAATATTACTATTGGAGTGAGATAGAATATAGCCAAGTTGCGATATTAATAGCAATGTCACTTTTATTAGGGCGTAAAGTAAATATTTATTTGATTTCGTTGATCAGTGGAAACCAAATAATTTTTTTTGGCAGTATCGTGGCATTAGCTAGTTCTATATCTACATTTATACTTTTTTATATTGGTTTTAATACTATACTTATAGTTCTGATTTCAATTTGTTTATATTCTATTTCGGGAGGT
Proteins encoded:
- a CDS encoding multidrug effflux MFS transporter gives rise to the protein MKSKSPSIYIITLLLFCMSALSGISSDIYIAAFPDISSFFKVSESLIKSTLSLFFIGLGLSQIIYGPLSDAFGRKKIILLGSIIFFLGTILCIFSKNFNVFLCGRFIQGIGVGAMVCISRAITKDMFKDKLLVKALSYIGMGLAIMPAISPVLGSYIQYYIGWKYEFIFMLLYSLFLQLAVTFFIPETNENKHIKPMKTIIKEYFIILSDHIFLINVIIASFIISMIYIFYSLSSFYFQKYYYWSEIEYSQVAILIAMSLLLGRKVNIYLISLISGNQIIFFGSIVALASSISTFILFYIGFNTILIVLISICLYSISGGIIFSNTFVGATNRYTKTAGLASAMYGVMQMTIVFFLITTSSMLDSLNNVTTIFVFLILFSLLSTIMSSFLIKKKM